A part of Pseudoliparis swirei isolate HS2019 ecotype Mariana Trench chromosome 8, NWPU_hadal_v1, whole genome shotgun sequence genomic DNA contains:
- the LOC130198102 gene encoding WD repeat-containing protein 37 isoform X3, whose protein sequence is MEDSKLPLSLRSNLLDLFSQIEREFENLYIENLELRREMETLNDRLAPDGQIFEGADLAKGALKTKASHSTSQLSQKLKTTYKASTSKIVSSFKATTSRAVCQLVREYVGHRDGIWDLSVSRTQPVVLGTASADHSAMLWSIETGKCLLKYVGHQGSVNSIKFHPTEQMALTASGDQTAHIWRYMVQLPTPQPVADVSQQTSCEDDVDFSDKDEADGEVEGPSDCPSVRLATTTLRSHQGVVIAADWLLGGKQVVTASWDRAANLYDVETSELVHSLTGHDQELTHCCTHPTQRLVVTSSRDTTFRLWDFRDPSIHSVNVFQGHTDTVTSAVFTVGDNVVSGSDDRTVKVWDLKNMRSPIATIRTDSAVNRISVSVTQKVIALPHDNRQVRLFDMAGVRLARLPRSNRQGHRRMVCCSAWSEDNASCNLFTCGFDRQAIGWNINIPALLQEK, encoded by the exons TGCGCAGAGAAATGGAAACGCTGAACGACCGCCTGGCCCCGGATGGGCAGATCTTCGAAGGCGCCGATTTAGCCAAAGGAGCCCTGAAAACAAAAG CGAGTCACAGCACGAGCCAGCTGTCCCAAAAACTAAAGACGACCTACAAGGCCTCAACGAGCAAG ATCGTGTCCAGTTTCAAAGCGACCACGTCCAGAGCCGTGTGCCAGCTGGTCCGCGAGTATGTGGGCCACAGAGACGGCATCTGGGACCTCAGCGTCTCCCGGACTCAACCTGTGGTGCTGGGCACTGCGTCTGCAG aCCACTCTGCCATGCTGTGGAGCATCGAGACGGGAAAGTGCCTCCTCAAATACGTGGGCCATCAGGGATCAG TCAACTCCATCAAGTTCCACCCGACTGAACAGATGGCGCTGACGG cctccGGAGACCAGACGGCTCACATCTGGAGATACATGGTGCAGCTGCCCACTCCTCAGCCGGTGGCCGATGTCAGC cAGCAGACGTCCTGCGAAGACGACGTGGACTTCTCGGACAAGGACGAGGCCGACGGCGAGGTGGAGGGTCCGAGCGACTGCCCGTCCGTCCGCTTGGCCACCACCACGCTGCGCAGCCATCAGGGCGTGGTCATCGCCGCCGACTGGCTGCTGGGGGGCAAACAGGTGGTGACGGCCTCCTGGGACCGCGCCGCCAACCTGTACGACGTGGAGACCTCGGAGCTCGTCCACTCGCTCACCG GCCATGACCAGGAGCTGACTCACTGCTGCACACACCCAACCCAGCGTCTGGTGGTCACCTCGTCCAGAGACACCACCTTCAGGCTGTGGGACTTCAGAGACCCGTCCATCCACTCCGTCAACGTGTTCCAGGGACACACcga CACGGTGACGTCCGCCGTGTTCACGGTGGGGGACAACGTGGTTTCAGGGAGCGACGATCGCACCGTCAAGGTGTGGGATTTGAAGAACATGCGGTCGCCGATAGCAACCATCCGCACCGACTCCGCCGTCAACAG GATCAGCGTGTCGGTGACCCAGAAGGTCATCGCTCTTCCTCACGACAATCGGCAGGTCCGGCTGTTCGACATGGCCGGGGTGCGGCTGGCTCGACTCCCACGAAgcaacagacag GGTCACCGGCGGATGGTGTGCTGCTCCGCCTGGAGTGAAGACAACGCCTCCTGCAACCTGTTCACCTGCGGCTTCGACCGGCAGGCCATCGGCTGGAACATCAACATCCCCGCCCTGCTGCAGGAGAAATGA